The following coding sequences are from one Brienomyrus brachyistius isolate T26 chromosome 2, BBRACH_0.4, whole genome shotgun sequence window:
- the LOC125709911 gene encoding multimerin-1-like isoform X1 — translation MVKLSPEWNMKRVVLLCLLIFFRRLYGLGTDTYNETSEQMTTSSTATSFISQNVHHENESHGGPRGLTPVKEGPQLTKSKTAEFKILYVTNRSADFIEHGQAMKETADIYAPPGPSQDTKDHNAFRGKSLLSKIPDQTYNRRGVTSFKTSRPRNWCAYVHTRLSPTVVADSIASLFPIATDPCYLRQDGCRERYQAASRPIYRMRNQIVTSLEWKCCPEYQGPQCQPSPTDTPTQPEQADEAGGQSLNDLVKETALGDRKQMTVINKEMADVKHQGEKMLTLQKPMVGMSTEMDSMKKTPSAFQQTARPGEEHDVSPITMETLKSEAMQEMFKEIVQEQIQAYESAMQKSTANIFKTMSRLSLDLMATKANLEQINEAITKLLSAHKIGEERNKKIANEIDSLRDQISSMEYDAVNCTKETKKMFDKCTSLEDQLHLEKQKRIFLFNSLNYTLSQVKEIQSNSLIRDSAVSESQWDNNSWTQPTSILGDVVRNQTLSIVQLQQELQRQEMRIENITSMVGQQKHHVDATFETLTVQRKQDMGELVSHIRLINQTLWDRVRPIDVAVNAIEEKVGQMSNDLKELVPLTEKLNLTWAAQNDNNEVTPIAKQLEDLTAAVTVLNMTVTNLEKMQDEMRNQSQETEEEVKEKLKGCQDGIEDALNDTMTVINSAIDSVKDDYYILQGNIENANDRLSKIHEDFTEKFQSLLDLQVDIDSLNTSVLSMQIQMEKSDAASNVSNMFLYPALKGDESNKAENLTHLSHKLHDVFSKLENHQTAISHLQKANSSIEFGECRMRLRSLEVMMNALGSNITSVMKPKKKPALEPGLAWKYKDLSKQVQDLDTKTFNLSHEVLWLKGSTSQAWLTCRNVSAALDLMHIYIPQIFQEHINLSLLHRSLSEVLHPESQDLNNSALGSNPTAFLTSTLTYILQNISLLQRHAQELDRRMETIFVPNSTVSLGRNQQDTDTTLSQAEATGCHSTRCQNGGTCIEVQAGSVCACRFPFSGMDCTLKLADSEAPAPDFSKGSYRYTPMVTFFAAHTYAMTSPGQIRFNHLYVNYGTSFSPGSGMFAIPYLGVYVFKYTVESSGPDLSGYLVVDEEDKLSFRAQCSSAGSCVTTGDAVLELNLGQRVWLKLETGSIPARYPPVTTFGGYLLYRT, via the exons ATGGTGAAGCTGAGCCCGGAGTGGAACATGAAGCGGGTTGTCCTGTTGTGCCTGCTCATATTTTTCAGACGCCTTTATGGTCTTGGCACAGACACATACAATGAAACATCTGAGCAGATGACCACCAGCAGCACAGCTACAAGCTTCATAAGCCAAAACGTCCACCATGAAAACGAGAGTCACGGTGGACCACGAGGTCTCACGCCCGTTAAAGAAGGACCTCAACTTACAAAAAGCAAGACGGCGGAGTTCAAGATATTATATGTAACCAACCGCAGCGCTGACTTCATAGAGCACGGCCAGGCGATGAAGGAAACAGCCGATATTTACGCCCCCCCCGGCCCCTCTCAGGACACCAAGGATCATAATGCATTTAGGGGGAAAAGTCTTTTAAGCAAAATTCCAGATCAGACCTACAACAGGAGAGGAGTGACCAGTTTTAAGACCTCGAGACCCAG GAACTGGTGTGCTTACGTACACACGCGGTTATCTCCCACAGTGGTTGCTGATTCCATAGCTTCTTTATTTCCGATTGCCACTGATCCATGTTATCTGAGACAAGACGGTTGCCGCGAGAG GTACCAGGCAGCGAGTCGTCCGATCTACAGAATGAGGAACCAGATCGTGACGTCTCTGGAGTGGAAGTGCTGCCCCGAATACCAGGGCCCGCAGTGCCAGCCAAGCC CAACAGATACGCCGACCCAACCTGAGCAGGCGGATGAGGCTGGAGGCCAGTCCCTGAATGACCTTGTTAAAGAAACAGCTCTGGGGGACAGGAAACAGATGACCG tgataaacaaagaaatggctGATGTGAAACATCAAGGCGAAAAAATGCTCACGCTTCAGAAACCAATGGTAGGTATGAGCACAGAGATGGACAgtatgaagaagacaccttcCGCATTTCAGCAAACAGCGAGACCAGGAGAAGAACATGATGTGTCACCGATCACCATGGAAA CCCTGAAATCCGAAGCAATGCAAGAAATGTTCAAAGAGATTGTCCAGGAACAGATCCAAGCATATGAGAGTGCAATGCAAAAAAGCactgcaaatatttttaaaaccatGTCACGTCTTTCACTGGATCTTATGGCCACAAAAGCAAACCTGGAGCAAATAAATGAAGCAATAACTAAATTACTATCTGCCCACAAAATCGGTGAGGAAAGGAACAAAAAGATTGCTAATGAAATTGACAGTCTTAGAGATCAAATATCTTCAATGGAGTACGATGCTGTCAATTGCACAAAAGAAACCAAAAAGATGTTTGACAAATGTACTTCCCTTGAGGATCAACTTCATctcgaaaagcaaaaaagaatttTTCTCTTCAACAGCCTAAATTATACACTTTCTCAGGTTAAAGAGATCCAGAGCAATAGCCTTATAAGAGATTCAGCAGTATCTGAAAGCCAGTGGGACAATAATTCCTGGACTCAGCCTACGTCCATCTTGGGTGATGTTGTGAGGAACCAAACCTTGTCAATTGTGCAGTTGCAGCAGGAACTCCAGAGACAAGAGATGAGGATTGAAAACATTACATCTATGGTTGGGCAGCAGAAACATCACGTTGATGCCACCTTTGAAACTCTGACAGTGCAACGCAAGCAAGACATGGGAGAGCTGGTCAGTCATATCAGATTGATCAACCAGACTCTGTGGGACAGGGTTAGACCCATAGATGTGGCAGTAAATGCCATAGAGGAGAAGGTCGGTCAAATGTCCAATGACCTGAAGGAGCTTGTGCCACTCACCGAGAAGCTAAATCTGACATGGGCTGCACAGAATGACAACAATGAAGTAACACCCATCGCGAAGCAGCTGGAGGACTTGACTGCTGCAGTCACTGTCTTGAACATGACTGTTACGAACTTGGAAAAGATGCAAGACGAGATGAGGAACCAGTCACAAGAGACAGAGGAAGAGGTGAAAGAGAAATTGAAAGGCTGCCAGGATGGAATTGAGGATGCACTCAACGACACCATGACAGTTATCAATAGTGCCATTGACTCCGTTAAAGATGATTACTACATTTTGCAGGGTAACATTGAAAACGCAAACGACAGACTGAGCAAGATTCATGAGGATTTCACTGAAAAATTCCAAAGTTTATTGGATTTACAAGTTGACATCGATTCTTTGAATACTTCTGTCCTTTCCATGCAAATACAAATGGAGAAGTCTGACGCTGCTTCAAATGTCTCCAATATGTTTTTATATCCTGCCTTAAAGGGTGATGAAAGTAACAAGGCAGAAAATCTCACTCATCTATCCCATAAATTGCATGATGTATTTTCCAAGCTTGAAAACCACCAAACAGCCATTAGTCATCTGCAAAAGGCTAATTCCTCCATTGAGTTTGGAGAATGCAGGATGCGTCTGAGGAGCCTTGAAGTCATGATGAATGCTCTGGGCAGCAACATAACCTCAGTTATGAAACCAAAGAAGAAACCAGCACTGGAGCCTGGTCTGGCCTGGAAATACAAAGATCTGAGTAAACAAGTGCAAGACCTTGATACCAAGACCTTCAACCTGAGCCATGAAGTTTTGTGGCTAAAAGGGAGTACTTCACAAGCATGGCTGACCTGCAGAAATGTGTCTGCCGCTTTGGACTTGATGCACATTTACATTCCTCAGATTTTTCAAGAGCACATTAACCTCAGTCTTCTTCACCGCAGCTTAAGCGAGGTCTTACATCCTGAGAGCCAGGATCTGAATAATTCTGCCCTTGGGTCCAATCCCACAGCTTTTTTAACCTCCACACTGACCTACATTCTCCAGAATATTTCTCTGCTTCAAAGGCATGCCCAGGAGTTGGACAGAAGGATGGAGACTATATTTGTACCAAATTCTACAGTTTCATTGGGAAGGAATCAGCAGGACACTGATACCACTCTCAGTCAGG CAGAAGCCACCGGGTGCCACAGTACCCGCTGTCAGAATGGAGGCACGTGCATTGAAGTGCAGGCCGGCTCCGTTTGTGCCTGTCGATTCCCATTCAGTGGCATGGACTGCACCCTGAAACTGGCGGACAGTGAAGCCCCTGCCCCAG ATTTCTCTAAAGGCTCCTACCGCTACACCCCAATGGTCACTTTCTTCGCCGCACACACTTACGCCATGACTTCTCCTGGTCAAATCCGGTTCAACCACCTGTATGTGAACTACGGCACGTCCTTCTCACCTGGCAGTGGCATGTTTGCTATCCCTTACCTGGGGGTCTACGTCTTCAAGTACACGGTCGAGTCCAGTGGTCCAGACCTCTCGGGGTACCTGGTGGTTGATGAGGAGGACAAACTGTCATTCCGAGCACAGTGTTCCAGTGCAGGCAGCTGTGTCACCACTGGAGACGCTGTCCTGGAACTCAATTTAGGTCAGAGGGTTTGGTTAAAGCTGGAGACCGGGAGCATCCCGGCCAGGTATCCTCCAGTCACAACATTTGGGGGCTATTTACTGTACCGTACCTAA